A part of Methanohalobium evestigatum Z-7303 genomic DNA contains:
- the mcrB gene encoding coenzyme-B sulfoethylthiotransferase subunit beta yields the protein MADNIDLYNDRGKLLESNVDLMDIAPTKNDAIKKIIDDTKKSVAINLNGIQKALSTGKMGGKGRHIPGYELDYDLVGNADSIRDSVEELVRVDPNDDTNVESLYGGKQLLIQVPDERLQAGADYASATTVGAAATVQSIIDKFNTDMFVAPIVKAAVWGSYPQTVDLSGGNIASILKIPQQNEGLGYSLRNIMTNHIVAITNKKAMNAACLSSIYEQVAMYEMGNAVGEFERQQLLGLAYQGLNANNLVYDIIKDNGKDGTIGTVIDSTVNRALEDNVISVDKTAPSGYSFYKANDVPMWNAYAAAGQLAASMVNCGAGRSPQNVSSTLLYFNDIIEKETGLPGCDYGRVQGTSVGFSFFSHSIYGGGGPGIFNGNHIVTRHSRGFAIPCVAASASLDAGTQMFTPEATSSLIGDVFGSIETFREPIDAVAKAL from the coding sequence GTGGCTGATAATATAGATCTCTACAATGACAGAGGAAAATTGTTAGAAAGCAATGTTGACTTAATGGACATTGCACCAACAAAGAACGATGCAATCAAGAAAATCATCGACGATACCAAGAAATCAGTAGCAATCAATCTTAATGGTATTCAAAAAGCACTTTCAACAGGTAAAATGGGCGGAAAAGGCCGACATATACCTGGATATGAACTCGATTATGACCTTGTCGGAAACGCAGACAGCATCCGTGATTCCGTTGAGGAACTTGTAAGAGTAGACCCAAATGACGATACCAATGTTGAATCACTTTATGGTGGTAAACAGCTACTTATCCAAGTACCAGATGAAAGGCTTCAGGCAGGAGCTGACTATGCATCAGCAACTACAGTAGGTGCAGCAGCAACTGTACAGTCCATTATAGACAAATTCAACACTGATATGTTCGTAGCACCTATCGTAAAAGCAGCTGTATGGGGTAGTTATCCACAAACAGTAGACCTCTCAGGAGGAAACATAGCATCTATTCTCAAGATACCTCAGCAGAATGAAGGTCTTGGCTACTCCTTGAGAAACATCATGACAAACCACATAGTAGCAATTACCAACAAGAAAGCAATGAATGCTGCATGTCTTTCATCCATCTACGAACAGGTAGCCATGTATGAAATGGGTAACGCAGTAGGAGAATTTGAAAGGCAGCAGTTACTTGGACTTGCTTATCAGGGACTTAATGCAAACAACCTTGTCTATGATATTATAAAAGATAACGGTAAAGACGGTACTATAGGTACTGTTATTGATTCAACCGTCAACAGAGCACTTGAAGACAATGTAATATCTGTTGATAAAACAGCACCATCAGGATATTCATTCTACAAAGCAAACGACGTACCAATGTGGAATGCATATGCAGCTGCAGGTCAACTCGCTGCTTCAATGGTAAACTGTGGTGCAGGTAGAAGCCCACAGAACGTATCTTCAACCTTGCTCTACTTCAACGACATAATTGAAAAAGAAACAGGACTACCCGGATGTGACTATGGTAGAGTACAGGGTACTTCAGTAGGTTTCTCGTTCTTTAGTCACTCCATCTATGGAGGAGGTGGACCTGGTATCTTCAATGGTAACCACATTGTAACCAGACACTCAAGAGGATTTGCAATTCCATGTGTTGCAGCATCAGCATCACTTGATGCAGGTACTCAGATGTTCACACCTGAAGCAACTTCCTCACTTATAGGAGATGTCTTTGGTTCAATAGAAACTTTCAGAGAACCAATTGATGCAGTAGCAAAAGCACTTTAA
- the mmp10 gene encoding methyl coenzyme M reductase-arginine methyltransferase Mmp10 (Mmp10 (methanogenesis marker protein 10) is a cobalamin-requiring radical SAM methyltransferase that creates the methylarginine modification to methyl coenzyme M reductase.) translates to MGIVADIGGNPGIDCNGFCKYCYFNKVKDENIPVFGCKHCFPFKKGCDYCIRSVKESYPGFKPVQIVLQEVSQNLYFNPYTDKITISGGGDVSCYPELKELVNSLSKFEKPIHLGYTSGKGFNNKDDADFLIDKGVNEVTFTVFATDPKLRNEYMRDPEPEVSLEVLEKFCKDCEVYAALVLIPGINDGDVLDKTLNDLEDMGADGAIIMRFANSSKEGLILENHPILDGITTHSIDEFKEIVRDAASKHNLKITGTPLEDPYIGSPFAIRNSEKFMSNLPEVKKEATVITSSAAAPRLQEIFDNLGGKVNVVNVDKDIGCLMTINDLQNLDLSQIKETVLIPGRAFMHDPEVKKVLSNDGVDRLVRRGPDCLTVDGEMSISMTPDEVLELELENLTELVNHINAIGL, encoded by the coding sequence ATGGGAATTGTTGCTGATATTGGTGGAAACCCAGGCATTGATTGTAATGGTTTTTGTAAATATTGTTATTTTAACAAGGTTAAAGACGAAAATATCCCGGTTTTTGGATGTAAACATTGCTTTCCTTTTAAGAAAGGATGTGATTACTGTATACGCAGTGTTAAAGAATCTTATCCCGGCTTTAAACCAGTACAAATTGTACTACAGGAAGTATCCCAGAACCTATACTTCAATCCCTACACCGATAAGATTACAATCAGCGGCGGTGGAGATGTTAGCTGTTATCCTGAACTTAAAGAGCTTGTTAATTCACTTTCTAAATTTGAAAAACCCATTCATCTTGGATATACCAGCGGAAAGGGGTTCAACAATAAAGATGATGCAGACTTTTTAATTGATAAAGGCGTAAATGAAGTCACATTTACTGTTTTTGCAACAGACCCAAAACTAAGAAACGAATACATGAGAGACCCAGAACCAGAAGTATCACTGGAAGTACTTGAAAAATTCTGTAAAGACTGTGAAGTTTATGCTGCACTCGTACTTATACCGGGAATTAATGACGGTGATGTACTTGATAAAACATTAAATGATCTTGAAGATATGGGTGCAGATGGCGCAATAATCATGAGGTTTGCAAACAGTAGCAAAGAAGGATTAATCCTTGAAAATCATCCCATACTGGATGGTATTACCACCCATAGTATCGATGAGTTTAAAGAGATTGTCAGAGATGCTGCATCAAAACACAATCTAAAAATTACAGGAACTCCGCTTGAAGACCCTTATATCGGCTCACCGTTTGCAATCAGAAACAGTGAAAAATTTATGTCAAATCTTCCAGAAGTTAAAAAAGAAGCCACTGTTATTACAAGCAGTGCTGCTGCCCCACGTTTGCAGGAAATATTTGATAATTTGGGAGGGAAAGTTAATGTTGTCAATGTTGATAAGGACATTGGATGCCTTATGACGATAAATGACCTGCAAAACCTTGACCTTTCCCAGATAAAAGAAACAGTATTAATACCCGGAAGAGCTTTTATGCATGACCCCGAAGTTAAAAAGGTTTTATCAAATGATGGGGTGGATAGACTTGTAAGAAGAGGACCTGATTGCCTGACTGTCGATGGTGAAATGTCTATCAGCATGACTCCTGATGAAGTGCTGGAATTAGAACTGGAAAATCTTACAGAACTGGTTAATCATATTAATGCTATCGGATTATAA
- a CDS encoding DNA polymerase II large subunit — MTEFVASESMMEYFNNLENKLNYEIQIAGKARSHGKDPSSNVEIPVAKDLADRVENLIGVSGVAERIRELENDKSREEAALSLGKEVAEGYVGNFESKKDSVESAIRVAVAMLTEGVVAAPIEGIDSVNLAKNDDGTEYISIFYAGPVRSAGGTAQALSVLVGDYVRRGLNIDRYKPRKEEVERYVEEITLYRRVAGLQYMPSEEEIRLIVENCPICLDGEPTEQAEVEGYRDLERVGTNRIRGGVGLVLAEGIALKAPKIQKYVKKYDIDGWEWLDTLMSGEKSEKKDDGGGTEESGDNKKSEKKPKPKDKYLRDLIAGRPVFSHPSRPGGFRLRYGRSRNTSFASAGINPASMVIMDKFIVAGTQLKVEIPGKAMGMAPVDFIEGPTVRLKSGDVLRIDDVNDAYELYPQVEHIIDIGEMLINYGDFLENNHPLVPSPYCFEWWIQEYRNTVSDTCTDEELEDLTQDDALRVCDQYNVPLHPKFTYLWHDITPQEFENLARFVSEHGNLSDDNSVLQIPYNNADDNGIKLILEKLLLFHKVRDGMILISEPLPFIRCLGLNSNLELKWDDIDFDDEDAQYAVNNVSGVVVRDRSLTRVGARMGRPEKSNRRKMSPVPNVLFPIGDSGGNTRQLDDASNYKATMNSKVGEIKVEIGIRECQSCGIETYECRCDCGEFTFPKMSCPWCDIKANDGVCPKCGAKASSVKTKNIDFKSIYQKAFENLGERDNFESFKGVKRLMSKNMTPEPIEKGVLRAKYNLYTFKDATVRYDMSDIPLTHIRPDELGVTAYQLRELGYTEDIYGKPFTKDDQIVCLKVQDLVVPYDAADYLLKTAQYIDDLLVKYYGLEPYYNAKTIDDIVGVLLMGLAPHTSAGVLGRLVGFTKASVGFAHPFFHAAKRRNCDGDEDCVMLLMDGLINFSPEYLPDKRGGKMDAPLVLTTRIDPNEVDKEAHNIDVCPRYPLEFYESTLNFTNPKDFEDTMDIVNNRLGTPQQYDNFLYTHDTTDIAAGPKISAYKTFGSMLEKVESQLELADKIRAVDASDVAERVLMSHFLPDLIGNLRAFSRQGTRCVKCGEKFRRPPLSGNCTRCGGKVILTVHEGAVKKYLDISSKVANDYNVSEYTKQRIEIIGYEIKSLFENDKSKQIGLSDFM, encoded by the coding sequence ATGACAGAATTTGTGGCAAGTGAATCAATGATGGAATATTTCAACAACCTTGAAAATAAATTGAATTATGAAATACAAATAGCTGGTAAAGCACGCTCACATGGTAAAGACCCAAGCTCTAACGTTGAAATACCAGTCGCCAAAGACCTTGCTGACAGAGTTGAAAATCTTATTGGGGTGTCCGGAGTAGCAGAACGCATACGTGAGCTTGAGAATGATAAATCAAGGGAAGAAGCTGCACTGTCTCTTGGTAAAGAAGTGGCAGAAGGTTATGTTGGCAATTTTGAATCAAAAAAGGATTCAGTAGAATCTGCAATCCGTGTAGCGGTTGCCATGCTTACAGAAGGAGTGGTTGCTGCACCTATTGAAGGTATTGATAGTGTCAATCTGGCAAAAAATGACGATGGAACTGAATACATAAGCATTTTTTATGCAGGTCCTGTTCGGAGTGCAGGTGGAACAGCACAGGCTCTTTCTGTTCTTGTGGGGGATTATGTTCGCAGAGGACTGAATATCGACCGATATAAACCCCGTAAAGAAGAGGTTGAGAGATATGTTGAAGAAATCACACTCTATCGCCGGGTTGCTGGGCTTCAATATATGCCTTCAGAAGAAGAGATACGTTTAATTGTGGAAAACTGTCCCATATGTCTTGACGGAGAACCGACTGAGCAGGCGGAAGTAGAGGGCTATAGAGACCTTGAGAGAGTAGGAACCAACCGTATTCGTGGAGGGGTAGGGCTTGTACTTGCAGAAGGAATTGCACTTAAAGCTCCCAAGATACAAAAATATGTGAAAAAGTATGATATCGATGGGTGGGAATGGCTTGATACTCTGATGTCGGGTGAAAAAAGTGAAAAAAAAGATGATGGCGGCGGTACAGAAGAAAGTGGTGATAATAAAAAAAGTGAAAAAAAGCCCAAACCCAAAGATAAATATCTCCGAGACCTAATAGCTGGGAGACCTGTTTTTTCACATCCATCCCGTCCGGGAGGGTTCCGTTTAAGGTATGGAAGGTCGCGGAATACCTCATTCGCTTCTGCGGGAATTAACCCTGCAAGTATGGTAATCATGGATAAATTCATTGTGGCTGGTACCCAGTTAAAGGTGGAAATACCCGGAAAAGCAATGGGTATGGCACCGGTGGATTTTATCGAAGGACCTACTGTCCGGCTAAAATCGGGAGATGTCCTCCGGATTGATGATGTAAATGATGCCTATGAATTATATCCACAGGTTGAACATATCATAGATATCGGTGAAATGTTGATAAATTACGGAGATTTTTTGGAAAACAATCATCCGCTTGTTCCTTCTCCCTATTGTTTTGAATGGTGGATTCAGGAATACAGGAACACGGTTTCTGATACATGTACAGATGAAGAACTTGAAGACCTTACACAGGATGATGCCTTAAGGGTATGTGACCAGTATAATGTACCACTGCATCCGAAATTCACCTATTTATGGCATGATATAACACCACAGGAATTTGAAAATCTTGCCAGATTTGTATCAGAACATGGAAATCTATCCGATGATAATAGTGTGCTGCAAATTCCTTACAATAATGCGGATGATAATGGAATCAAATTAATACTTGAAAAACTGCTTTTGTTCCACAAAGTAAGAGATGGTATGATTTTAATATCAGAACCCCTCCCATTTATCCGTTGTCTGGGTCTGAATTCAAATTTGGAGTTAAAATGGGATGATATAGACTTTGATGATGAGGATGCACAGTATGCTGTAAATAATGTAAGCGGTGTGGTCGTAAGGGATCGTTCACTTACACGGGTGGGTGCAAGGATGGGACGACCAGAGAAGTCAAACCGAAGAAAAATGTCACCTGTTCCTAATGTATTATTTCCTATAGGCGATTCAGGTGGGAATACCCGTCAACTCGATGATGCCAGTAATTATAAAGCTACAATGAATAGTAAAGTAGGTGAGATTAAAGTTGAAATCGGAATACGGGAATGTCAATCCTGTGGGATAGAAACCTATGAATGCAGATGTGACTGCGGTGAATTTACTTTTCCTAAAATGTCCTGCCCTTGGTGTGATATAAAAGCAAATGATGGAGTTTGTCCTAAATGTGGGGCAAAAGCAAGTTCTGTAAAAACAAAAAATATAGATTTTAAAAGTATTTACCAGAAAGCCTTTGAAAATCTTGGAGAACGTGATAATTTTGAATCATTCAAGGGTGTCAAAAGGCTGATGTCCAAAAATATGACCCCAGAACCCATTGAAAAGGGTGTTCTTCGAGCTAAATATAACCTCTATACCTTCAAGGATGCAACAGTAAGGTATGATATGTCTGATATTCCTTTAACCCATATACGTCCAGATGAATTGGGAGTTACAGCGTATCAGTTACGTGAACTTGGATATACTGAGGATATATATGGAAAACCTTTTACTAAAGATGACCAGATTGTATGTTTGAAGGTACAGGATTTGGTTGTTCCCTATGATGCTGCTGATTATCTCCTAAAAACCGCCCAGTATATAGATGATTTACTTGTAAAATATTATGGGCTTGAACCCTATTATAATGCAAAAACAATCGATGATATTGTAGGGGTGCTTTTGATGGGGCTTGCTCCTCATACATCTGCAGGTGTTCTTGGAAGACTTGTAGGGTTTACCAAAGCATCAGTGGGATTTGCTCATCCATTCTTCCATGCAGCTAAGCGACGGAACTGTGATGGTGATGAAGACTGTGTTATGCTTCTTATGGATGGACTTATTAACTTCTCACCAGAGTACCTTCCAGATAAACGGGGAGGTAAAATGGACGCACCCCTTGTTTTAACAACACGAATAGACCCAAATGAAGTAGATAAAGAAGCTCATAATATTGATGTATGCCCCAGATATCCGTTAGAATTCTATGAATCAACATTGAATTTCACCAATCCCAAAGATTTTGAAGACACTATGGATATTGTTAACAACAGATTGGGTACTCCTCAGCAGTATGATAATTTCCTTTATACTCATGATACAACAGATATTGCAGCAGGTCCCAAGATAAGTGCCTACAAAACTTTTGGAAGTATGCTTGAAAAAGTAGAGTCTCAACTGGAGCTTGCTGATAAGATACGTGCAGTGGATGCATCGGATGTTGCCGAAAGAGTACTCATGTCACATTTTTTGCCAGACCTGATTGGAAACCTTAGAGCTTTCTCTCGTCAGGGAACCAGATGTGTGAAATGCGGTGAAAAGTTCAGGCGTCCGCCATTGTCCGGTAACTGTACAAGGTGCGGAGGTAAAGTTATCCTAACAGTTCATGAAGGAGCGGTCAAAAAATACCTTGATATATCCAGCAAGGTAGCCAATGATTACAATGTTTCAGAATATACAAAACAGCGAATTGAAATTATAGGATATGAAATTAAGTCATTGTTTGAAAATGATAAATCAAAACAGATAGGATTATCGGATTTCATGTAA
- a CDS encoding class I SAM-dependent methyltransferase: MADVDKLKHCKKPMGYEGREVAREMNERHFDLWKWGLEHISINPDYLVLDVGCGGGKAIQILADFCPYGKVHGIDYSEEMVSMAQEVNNELVKNNHVEIKYGTVSSIPYSDNTFDLVTAFETYYFWPDLENDLKEIYRVLKPEGVLLIVNEVYKNGNFDERNMEYVNTLDMHYHNPKEHKEILVKTGFTSVETYTKPENNWITIIAKKQ, encoded by the coding sequence ATGGCAGATGTAGACAAATTAAAACATTGCAAGAAACCCATGGGTTATGAAGGTAGAGAAGTTGCCAGAGAGATGAATGAACGCCATTTTGACCTCTGGAAATGGGGACTTGAACATATATCTATCAACCCTGATTATCTCGTACTTGATGTGGGGTGTGGTGGAGGAAAAGCTATACAGATACTGGCTGACTTTTGTCCTTATGGTAAAGTACATGGTATTGATTATTCTGAAGAAATGGTCAGTATGGCACAGGAAGTGAATAATGAACTTGTGAAAAATAATCATGTTGAAATAAAATATGGTACAGTATCATCTATACCTTATTCTGATAACACGTTTGACCTTGTAACAGCATTTGAAACATATTATTTCTGGCCTGATCTGGAAAATGATTTAAAGGAAATTTATCGAGTTCTGAAACCTGAAGGTGTTCTTCTTATAGTTAATGAGGTCTATAAAAACGGAAATTTTGATGAGCGTAATATGGAATATGTCAATACATTGGATATGCATTATCATAATCCAAAAGAACATAAAGAGATACTTGTAAAAACAGGTTTTACATCTGTAGAAACATATACTAAGCCTGAGAACAATTGGATAACTATAATTGCAAAAAAGCAATAA
- a CDS encoding rhodanese-like domain-containing protein gives MNISCSTEDVTKISPEKLKQMLDNDREGINILVDVRQPEEYEQSHIPGSKLVPLDELDARYDELDKNKNIITYCRAGRRSLGAATYLCNLGFQNVYTMDGGILEWNYETLSGYPEEKPEFITGNEQIKDILLTALKLEKGAQDFYLRAKNNEISSNIRQTLDKLSQFEDAHMNRLYRRYANTVEEDIPELEVLKKELDFEYMEGGIKLSKELLKSDEKFKDEIDVLETAIEKEYLSFDFYKRMAEIMSDKNTRKLLHELASEEKNHITYLTNNLKKII, from the coding sequence ATGAATATAAGCTGCAGTACTGAGGATGTAACAAAGATATCACCTGAAAAATTGAAACAGATGCTTGACAATGACAGAGAAGGGATCAATATACTGGTTGATGTAAGACAGCCTGAAGAATATGAACAGAGCCATATTCCAGGGTCGAAACTCGTTCCACTTGATGAACTGGATGCAAGGTATGATGAACTCGATAAAAATAAAAACATCATTACCTATTGTCGTGCCGGTCGTAGGAGTCTGGGAGCTGCTACATATCTATGTAACCTTGGTTTTCAAAACGTCTATACAATGGATGGTGGAATCCTTGAATGGAATTATGAAACACTATCTGGGTACCCTGAAGAAAAACCAGAGTTTATAACCGGTAACGAACAAATTAAAGATATACTACTTACAGCCCTTAAACTGGAAAAAGGAGCACAGGATTTCTATTTAAGAGCCAAAAATAATGAAATATCCAGCAACATTAGGCAAACACTGGATAAACTTTCACAGTTTGAAGACGCACACATGAACAGATTGTACAGACGGTATGCAAATACTGTTGAAGAGGATATTCCAGAACTGGAAGTTTTGAAAAAAGAACTTGATTTTGAATACATGGAAGGTGGAATAAAATTAAGTAAAGAACTGTTAAAAAGTGATGAAAAATTCAAAGATGAGATTGATGTATTGGAAACTGCTATTGAAAAAGAATATCTATCATTTGATTTCTACAAAAGAATGGCTGAAATCATGAGTGATAAAAATACAAGGAAATTGCTCCATGAACTGGCATCTGAAGAAAAAAACCATATCACATACCTTACAAACAACCTCAAAAAAATCATCTAA
- a CDS encoding MBL fold metallo-hydrolase — MYFKKIKSEGLAHLSYFIGSENEAIVIDPRRDCRIYTEIAFEQNMNIRYIFETHRNEDYVIGSVELANLTGAEIYHGKYLDFKYGNSVEDGSEFYFGSLKITAIHTPGHTDESVSYLLSDTDTGKEKIMVFTGDTLFVGDTGRTDLYGPDDAPRLADNMYESIFEKIVPLGDHVILCPAHGSGSVCGGFISEREESTVGVERLQNPSLQVKNRDEFVKLKTSEKHFIPPYFKKMEEYNLKGAPLLNSKYPPSLPPHEFRKQIHNGALILDTREPVSFAGCHIKDSYNIWLDGVPSYAGWILSYKKPVLLVMEEKKHLDTVLRYLLRLGFDNIAGYLRGGIESWYNESFEIEKSGLMDVHKLREEIKNNNLNVLDVRRNDEWNSGHIKSAVHIYVGELENRIDEVPDSKPIAVVCNVGKRASLATSILKKNGFDDVYNVMGSMTAWNNAGYETEK, encoded by the coding sequence ATGTATTTCAAAAAAATAAAATCAGAAGGTTTGGCGCATCTTTCCTATTTTATAGGTTCAGAGAATGAAGCAATTGTTATAGACCCCAGAAGAGACTGTCGGATATATACCGAGATTGCGTTTGAACAGAATATGAATATCAGGTATATTTTTGAAACTCATAGGAATGAAGATTATGTTATCGGTTCTGTTGAACTGGCAAACCTAACTGGTGCAGAAATCTATCACGGTAAATATCTGGATTTTAAATACGGAAATTCTGTCGAAGATGGGAGTGAATTTTATTTTGGGTCACTTAAAATAACCGCCATCCACACACCAGGACATACCGATGAAAGTGTGTCATATCTTTTATCTGATACTGATACTGGAAAAGAAAAAATAATGGTCTTTACTGGCGATACCTTATTCGTGGGAGATACTGGAAGAACCGATCTGTATGGACCTGATGATGCTCCTCGGTTAGCGGATAATATGTATGAAAGTATTTTTGAAAAGATTGTTCCACTGGGCGACCATGTAATCCTCTGTCCTGCTCACGGGTCTGGATCTGTATGTGGTGGATTTATCAGTGAAAGGGAAGAAAGTACTGTGGGCGTAGAAAGGTTACAGAATCCTTCTCTGCAGGTGAAAAACAGGGATGAATTTGTGAAATTAAAGACATCTGAAAAGCATTTTATTCCACCGTATTTTAAAAAAATGGAAGAATACAACCTCAAAGGAGCACCACTTTTGAATTCAAAATATCCGCCTTCCCTTCCACCACATGAATTTAGAAAACAAATACATAACGGTGCTCTGATACTGGACACCAGAGAACCAGTGTCATTTGCTGGATGTCATATAAAAGATTCGTATAACATCTGGCTTGACGGAGTCCCCTCCTATGCAGGATGGATTTTGTCGTATAAAAAACCTGTATTACTGGTTATGGAAGAAAAAAAACACCTTGACACTGTTTTGCGCTATCTTTTGAGACTGGGATTTGATAACATCGCTGGTTATCTAAGAGGTGGAATAGAATCATGGTACAACGAAAGTTTTGAAATTGAAAAATCAGGATTAATGGATGTCCACAAACTTAGAGAAGAGATAAAAAACAATAATCTAAATGTGCTTGATGTAAGGCGTAATGATGAATGGAATAGTGGACATATAAAAAGTGCCGTTCACATATATGTCGGAGAACTTGAAAACCGAATTGATGAAGTTCCTGATAGCAAACCTATTGCTGTAGTATGTAATGTAGGTAAAAGAGCCAGCCTGGCAACAAGCATTCTTAAAAAGAATGGATTTGATGACGTCTACAACGTTATGGGCAGTATGACTGCATGGAATAATGCAGGTTATGAAACAGAAAAATAA
- a CDS encoding L-threonylcarbamoyladenylate synthase, with protein MVRKTEILRINSSNFSESISKAAEILKNRGTVAFPTETVYGLGANALDSVSVRKIFSAKGRPPDNPLIVHIASKEQAIDISEDIPDNAFLLMDAFWPGPLTLILKRKNFVPDVTTGGLNTVAIRMPDNETAIELIKKAGVPIAAPSANISGKPSPTTAEHVISDLYGKIDAIVDNGAVDIGVESTVVDMTSDKPLLLRPGGIGIEDLKEYIPDIEIGYNSENLIDKKVKSPGMKYIHYSPSSKVVLVEGFYRVSEKINQVISDYHKNDLNVGLLVTNETGNQITDKNINIFLLGNRDNIKKVANNLFKGLRTLDDMNLDVIIVDGSIKHEGIGSAVINRLQKAANEIIVLEEGEYIET; from the coding sequence ATGGTTAGAAAAACAGAAATATTAAGAATAAACAGCAGTAATTTCAGTGAATCCATTTCCAAAGCGGCTGAAATCCTCAAAAACAGAGGAACAGTCGCTTTTCCCACTGAAACAGTGTATGGTCTCGGTGCCAATGCACTGGATTCTGTTTCAGTTCGCAAAATATTCAGTGCAAAGGGTAGACCTCCAGATAATCCTCTAATTGTCCATATAGCATCAAAAGAACAGGCCATAGATATTTCAGAGGACATACCTGATAATGCTTTTTTGCTGATGGATGCTTTTTGGCCAGGTCCTCTGACATTAATCCTGAAACGGAAAAACTTTGTTCCTGATGTTACAACTGGAGGGCTGAATACTGTAGCAATACGTATGCCTGATAATGAAACAGCTATAGAACTGATAAAAAAAGCAGGTGTTCCTATTGCTGCACCAAGTGCCAATATTTCTGGAAAACCGAGCCCTACAACTGCAGAACATGTGATTTCTGATTTATACGGTAAAATCGATGCAATTGTTGATAACGGAGCAGTAGATATTGGAGTGGAATCCACAGTGGTGGATATGACATCTGATAAACCACTCCTGCTTCGACCGGGTGGCATTGGAATTGAGGATTTAAAGGAATATATACCTGATATAGAAATCGGCTACAACAGTGAAAATCTGATAGATAAAAAAGTAAAATCACCGGGTATGAAATATATCCATTATTCACCATCCTCGAAAGTTGTTCTGGTCGAGGGTTTCTACAGGGTATCAGAAAAAATCAATCAGGTTATATCTGATTATCATAAAAATGATTTAAATGTTGGGCTACTGGTGACCAATGAAACTGGTAACCAAATTACTGATAAAAATATTAATATATTTCTGCTTGGAAACAGAGATAATATAAAAAAAGTTGCAAATAATTTGTTTAAAGGATTGAGAACACTGGATGACATGAATCTGGATGTGATTATTGTAGATGGGTCAATAAAGCATGAAGGTATAGGGTCAGCGGTAATCAACAGATTACAGAAAGCGGCTAACGAGATAATAGTTCTGGAAGAAGGTGAGTATATTGAAACCTGA